In one window of Halopiger aswanensis DNA:
- a CDS encoding helix-turn-helix domain-containing protein has translation MPRAKLTVSLPESIWIHEISTAHPGATFRVSSVLPGTDAAIGVIELASSNPVPILAEIDDRSDVRNLELLWKHDETALLQVETSNPSVLAPMQRAGVPMETPFEVEDGVVTWELTTSADRLSTLGNAFDERGIDYRLEYVRAADASRTADLLTDRQREVFLTALESGYYEVPREATLTDVASALGVTKSTCSDVLHRAEAKIARWFAEERISSGSHGR, from the coding sequence ATGCCACGGGCCAAACTCACGGTCTCCCTCCCCGAATCGATCTGGATCCACGAAATCTCGACGGCCCACCCCGGCGCCACGTTTCGCGTCAGTTCGGTGCTGCCGGGCACGGACGCCGCGATCGGCGTCATCGAACTGGCGTCGTCGAATCCGGTCCCGATACTCGCCGAGATCGACGACCGAAGCGACGTCCGGAACCTCGAGTTGCTCTGGAAACACGACGAGACGGCGCTGCTGCAGGTCGAGACGTCGAACCCGTCGGTGCTCGCCCCGATGCAGCGGGCGGGCGTTCCGATGGAGACGCCGTTCGAGGTCGAAGACGGCGTGGTGACCTGGGAGCTGACGACCAGCGCCGACCGATTGTCGACGCTCGGCAACGCGTTCGACGAGCGGGGTATCGACTACCGCCTCGAGTACGTCCGTGCCGCCGACGCGAGTCGCACGGCGGATCTGCTGACGGATCGGCAACGCGAGGTTTTCCTGACCGCGCTCGAGTCGGGGTACTACGAGGTTCCGCGCGAAGCGACGCTGACGGACGTCGCATCGGCGCTCGGCGTGACGAAGTCAACCTGTAGTGACGTCCTGCACCGTGCCGAAGCGAAGATCGCACGGTGGTTCGCCGAGGAACGAATCAGTTCCGGTTCGCACGGTCGATGA
- a CDS encoding PAS domain S-box protein, whose translation MVTRSLSDNLRETLALFGDSGAPRTTTEVADRLDLGRRATYERLDRLVDHGELETKKAGSSGRVWWRPRPRPTDRVSDASDWPAVAESLIGVLDDAEVGMFVLDADFEVVWVNDATERYFGLSDERVLGQDKRTLIEEQIAPVVEAEASFAKTVSATYDDNTYAERFECRVTAGEEREARWLEHRSRPITSGAYAGGRIELYYDITEQKQSERAHRYDQTRFESLVEAVEEYAICMLDTDGRVRSWNTGAEQIKGYAPDDVLGEHVSMFYTEDDREAGVPETNLAVAAETGSAQDEGWRVRSDGSRFRSNVTITAIRGADGELEGYAKVTQDMTEQRERERQLRRERNLTEQLLEIAPVRLAVFRTDGSIERMNSQARRQLGIDESAVAEFSIEDLNLSDVDGNPIAVEDHPVSAVLETREPVFDRMVQQERPDGRRRWVSLTATPLFDEDEQLDRIVVAGNDVTELKQKERQLERQRDELESELEDVFERVDDAFYAIDGEFRFTYVNDRAEELLGRTEAELLGCTVWEALSVADDDPIRDRFETAMATQTAASFERFSEPLGIWETVRVYPSESGLSIYFADITERKARERELEQYETIVETVDDGVYAVDPDARFVTVNEAFCEMTGYDRDELLGSHATTVHADEITPRAERLVTEAVEGERDVAKIDLDIQTSSGETIPAESRLAPFPIGDEYGRCGVVRDISDRVERERALEESERRYRTLAENFPNGAVGLYDDELTYTVAGGEYLETIGVSSDEIVGTTVSERYPDDLVAAIEPYFRAVFDGKSNSFEVAYRDRQLLAYTLPVRGADDEIAAGMLVIQDITERTEYQRRLEESNERLEQFAYAVSHDLQEPLRMVTSYLQLLENRYGDALDGDGEEFIDYAVNGAERMRRMIDGLLEYSRIETRGDPFESVDLMRLVEEVCADLQFRIEETDAEITAEGLPRVEGDASQIRQVLQNLLSNAITYSGDERPRIDVTAERDGPKWIVSVRDKGIGIDPDDTDRIFEVFERLHSREEHDGTGIGLALCRRIVERHDGEIRVESEPGEGSTFSFTLPASRDR comes from the coding sequence ATGGTCACTCGCTCGTTATCCGATAATCTCCGGGAAACGCTTGCGCTCTTCGGAGACTCCGGAGCACCACGGACGACGACCGAGGTTGCAGATCGGCTCGATCTCGGCCGCCGGGCCACGTACGAACGCCTCGATCGACTCGTCGACCACGGCGAACTCGAGACGAAGAAAGCGGGCTCGAGCGGCCGGGTCTGGTGGCGGCCGCGTCCGCGACCGACCGATCGGGTTTCCGACGCTAGCGACTGGCCGGCCGTCGCCGAGTCCCTGATCGGCGTCCTCGACGACGCCGAGGTCGGGATGTTCGTCCTCGATGCCGACTTCGAGGTGGTGTGGGTCAACGACGCCACCGAGCGGTACTTCGGTCTCTCTGACGAACGGGTTCTCGGGCAGGACAAGCGGACGCTCATCGAAGAGCAGATCGCTCCCGTAGTCGAGGCGGAAGCGTCGTTCGCGAAGACCGTCTCGGCGACGTACGACGACAACACGTACGCCGAACGGTTCGAGTGTCGCGTGACGGCCGGCGAGGAACGCGAGGCGCGCTGGCTCGAACACCGAAGCAGGCCGATTACGTCCGGCGCTTACGCCGGTGGCCGGATCGAACTCTATTACGATATCACCGAGCAGAAGCAATCGGAACGCGCACATCGGTACGATCAAACGCGGTTCGAATCGCTGGTCGAGGCGGTCGAAGAGTACGCGATCTGCATGCTCGATACGGACGGCCGCGTTCGGAGTTGGAACACGGGCGCTGAGCAAATCAAGGGGTACGCGCCCGACGATGTTCTGGGCGAACACGTCTCGATGTTCTACACCGAGGACGATCGGGAGGCCGGCGTCCCCGAAACGAACCTCGCGGTCGCGGCCGAAACGGGATCGGCCCAGGACGAGGGGTGGCGCGTTCGGAGCGACGGGTCGCGATTTCGGTCGAACGTCACTATTACGGCCATTCGCGGCGCCGACGGCGAACTCGAGGGGTACGCGAAGGTCACGCAGGACATGACCGAGCAGCGTGAGCGCGAACGTCAGTTGCGGCGCGAGCGCAACCTGACGGAGCAGCTTTTGGAAATCGCACCGGTCAGACTCGCGGTCTTTCGGACCGACGGCTCGATCGAACGTATGAACTCGCAGGCCAGACGACAACTCGGCATCGACGAATCGGCAGTCGCCGAGTTCAGTATCGAGGATTTGAACCTCTCCGACGTCGACGGAAATCCGATCGCGGTGGAAGACCATCCGGTTTCGGCGGTACTCGAGACGCGAGAGCCGGTCTTCGATCGGATGGTCCAGCAGGAACGGCCCGACGGACGGCGTCGATGGGTTTCGCTCACCGCGACCCCGCTGTTCGATGAAGACGAGCAACTCGATCGGATCGTGGTCGCCGGCAACGACGTCACGGAACTGAAGCAGAAGGAGCGTCAACTCGAGCGCCAGCGCGACGAACTCGAGAGCGAACTCGAGGACGTATTCGAGCGAGTCGACGACGCGTTCTACGCGATCGACGGCGAGTTCCGGTTTACCTACGTCAACGACCGGGCGGAGGAACTCCTCGGACGCACCGAAGCCGAACTCCTCGGATGCACCGTCTGGGAGGCGCTGTCTGTAGCCGACGACGACCCCATCCGAGACAGGTTTGAGACGGCGATGGCCACGCAGACGGCCGCGAGTTTCGAACGGTTCTCGGAGCCGCTCGGAATCTGGGAGACCGTCAGAGTCTACCCCTCGGAGTCCGGCCTCTCGATCTATTTCGCCGATATCACCGAGCGAAAAGCCCGCGAGCGCGAACTCGAGCAGTACGAGACGATCGTGGAAACCGTCGACGACGGGGTCTATGCGGTCGATCCCGACGCCCGGTTCGTCACGGTCAACGAGGCGTTCTGCGAGATGACCGGCTACGACCGCGACGAACTGCTCGGAAGCCACGCTACGACCGTCCACGCCGACGAAATCACGCCTCGAGCCGAGAGGCTCGTTACCGAGGCCGTCGAAGGCGAGCGCGACGTAGCAAAGATCGACCTCGATATCCAGACGAGTTCGGGCGAGACGATTCCCGCGGAGAGTCGGCTTGCCCCGTTCCCGATCGGTGACGAGTACGGGCGCTGTGGCGTGGTCCGTGATATCTCCGACCGCGTCGAGCGCGAACGAGCGTTAGAGGAATCGGAGCGCCGCTACCGGACGCTCGCGGAGAACTTCCCGAACGGTGCGGTCGGTCTCTACGACGACGAACTGACGTACACCGTCGCCGGCGGCGAGTACCTCGAGACCATCGGGGTCTCATCGGACGAGATCGTCGGTACCACCGTCTCTGAACGCTATCCCGACGATCTCGTCGCGGCAATCGAACCGTACTTCCGTGCCGTTTTCGACGGGAAATCGAACTCGTTCGAGGTGGCGTACCGCGATCGACAGCTGTTAGCGTATACTCTTCCCGTTCGAGGGGCCGACGACGAGATCGCCGCCGGAATGCTCGTGATACAGGATATCACCGAGCGAACGGAGTACCAGCGGCGACTCGAGGAGTCGAACGAGCGTCTGGAGCAGTTCGCCTACGCCGTCTCCCACGATCTCCAGGAGCCGCTTCGGATGGTGACCAGCTATCTCCAGTTGCTGGAGAATCGGTACGGCGACGCGCTCGACGGCGACGGCGAGGAGTTCATCGACTATGCCGTCAACGGTGCCGAACGAATGCGGCGGATGATCGACGGTCTCCTCGAGTACTCGCGGATCGAAACGCGCGGTGATCCGTTCGAGTCCGTCGATCTGATGCGTCTCGTCGAGGAGGTGTGTGCGGACCTTCAGTTTCGGATCGAGGAGACCGACGCCGAAATCACTGCGGAGGGGCTCCCTCGAGTCGAAGGCGACGCCAGCCAGATCCGGCAAGTCCTCCAAAATCTGCTCTCGAACGCGATCACGTACAGCGGGGACGAGCGGCCGCGGATCGACGTCACCGCCGAGCGAGACGGTCCGAAGTGGATAGTCTCGGTTCGGGACAAAGGAATCGGTATCGATCCGGACGATACCGATCGTATCTTCGAGGTGTTCGAACGGCTCCACAGCCGCGAGGAACACGACGGGACGGGAATCGGACTCGCGCTCTGCCGGCGGATCGTCGAACGCCACGACGGGGAGATTCGGGTCGAGTCCGAACCCGGGGAGGGATCGACGTTCTCGTTTACGCTTCCCGCGTCGCGAGATCGGTGA
- a CDS encoding universal stress protein: MKAICATDLSAASEATIESETCLECLGRIGVEEIHLVTVIPSNVHAGMPGMDFEERREQALSRYRRVIEEAGFDVEAHVVRGTPHRRINGVAEAVGASLTVVGSRGKSPLENRIIGSTARNLARTTVVPLLVNRIEREADDPAVVREHLFRRMLYATDFSENAERAFEAFSYLRHATQEATLVHVETPKDPSLPDDADPEARLADLAAQLEDWGIETRTEVRSGDPADEILAAEASYEPTTILVGSRGHSRLRRLLLGSVSEDIVAQASGNVMLVPPDRTA, from the coding sequence ATGAAAGCGATCTGTGCGACCGACCTCTCCGCCGCCAGCGAGGCGACGATCGAGAGCGAGACCTGCCTCGAGTGCCTCGGTCGAATCGGCGTCGAGGAGATTCACCTCGTGACCGTGATCCCGTCGAACGTCCACGCGGGCATGCCCGGAATGGACTTCGAGGAACGGCGCGAGCAAGCGCTGTCGCGCTACCGCCGCGTCATCGAGGAGGCCGGCTTCGATGTCGAGGCCCACGTCGTCCGCGGCACGCCTCACCGGCGAATCAACGGGGTCGCGGAGGCGGTCGGGGCGAGCCTGACGGTGGTCGGTTCGCGCGGGAAGAGCCCGCTCGAGAACCGTATCATCGGCTCGACCGCGCGCAACCTCGCGCGAACGACTGTCGTGCCGCTGCTGGTCAATCGGATCGAGCGCGAGGCCGACGATCCGGCCGTCGTTCGCGAGCACCTGTTCCGGCGGATGCTGTACGCGACGGACTTCTCGGAGAACGCCGAGCGAGCCTTCGAAGCGTTCTCGTACCTGCGACACGCCACGCAGGAGGCGACGCTGGTCCACGTCGAAACGCCGAAGGACCCGTCGCTTCCGGACGATGCCGATCCCGAGGCACGACTCGCGGACCTGGCCGCACAGCTCGAGGACTGGGGTATCGAGACGCGAACCGAGGTCCGCAGCGGCGATCCGGCGGACGAGATCCTCGCCGCCGAAGCGTCGTACGAACCGACGACGATTCTGGTCGGTTCGCGCGGTCACAGCAGGCTGCGCCGCCTGTTGCTGGGCAGTGTCTCCGAAGATATCGTCGCGCAGGCGAGCGGAAACGTCATGCTCGTCCCGCCGGACCGGACGGCCTGA
- a CDS encoding DUF7512 family protein, translating into MIDLAAYSSTVQAAALVGAVLLEAIVLYVGYGALERVATPVVERIKHA; encoded by the coding sequence ATGATCGACCTCGCAGCGTACTCTTCAACCGTACAGGCCGCCGCGCTCGTCGGCGCCGTCCTCCTCGAGGCGATCGTCCTCTACGTGGGCTACGGCGCGCTCGAGCGGGTCGCAACGCCAGTCGTCGAACGGATCAAACACGCATAG
- a CDS encoding sulfite exporter TauE/SafE family protein, with protein MELFGIALTTLALFVSFGFMVGVLFGFFGMGGSFLVTPALLVMGYDTSVAVGSGMAFVFGTAVIATLKHRDLGQVDYKLGALMVLGTTVGIEVGSMLVYYLEDLGLAGSVIGVTYVFLLGAIGLFVTYNALTSGESDDGGGGHHEGADQEIDPDDIPDVAKKIQSYRVPPMMTLSGGIQVSLWMILGVAFATGLLSGFLGVGGGFIRMPALFYLIGVPVPIAVGTDLFEIVISGGVGSYIYGMEGGVNLSIVAPLLAGSALGARIGSAATSIVNEDDIKIYFGLMLLGGSIAVAFRQAAGPLGMPVLETVAFALIMLSALLVSGAVIYSTITTMRKRSSATAPSAD; from the coding sequence ATGGAGCTCTTTGGAATCGCACTGACGACGCTCGCACTGTTCGTGAGCTTCGGCTTCATGGTCGGCGTGCTGTTCGGCTTCTTCGGCATGGGCGGCTCCTTCCTCGTCACGCCCGCGTTGCTCGTGATGGGGTACGACACCAGCGTCGCCGTCGGGAGCGGCATGGCGTTCGTTTTCGGGACGGCCGTGATCGCGACGCTGAAACACCGCGATCTCGGACAGGTCGACTACAAACTCGGCGCCCTGATGGTCCTCGGGACGACCGTCGGTATCGAAGTGGGTAGCATGCTGGTGTACTACCTCGAGGACCTCGGTCTCGCGGGGAGCGTCATCGGCGTCACGTACGTCTTCCTGCTGGGTGCGATCGGGCTGTTCGTCACCTACAACGCGCTCACGTCCGGGGAATCGGACGACGGCGGTGGCGGCCACCACGAAGGAGCCGACCAGGAGATCGATCCGGACGACATCCCTGACGTCGCCAAGAAAATCCAGTCCTACAGGGTGCCGCCGATGATGACCCTCTCCGGGGGCATTCAGGTCTCGCTGTGGATGATCCTCGGGGTCGCGTTCGCCACGGGACTCCTCTCGGGCTTCCTCGGCGTCGGCGGCGGCTTCATCCGCATGCCCGCGCTGTTCTACCTGATCGGCGTCCCGGTTCCCATCGCGGTCGGGACCGACCTGTTCGAGATCGTCATCTCGGGCGGGGTCGGCTCCTACATCTACGGGATGGAAGGCGGCGTCAACCTCTCGATCGTCGCACCCCTGCTGGCCGGCAGCGCCCTCGGCGCCCGCATCGGCTCGGCGGCGACCAGCATCGTCAACGAAGACGACATCAAGATCTACTTCGGACTGATGCTCCTCGGCGGCTCGATCGCGGTCGCCTTCCGACAGGCCGCCGGCCCCCTCGGAATGCCCGTGCTCGAGACGGTCGCCTTCGCGCTGATCATGCTCTCCGCGCTCCTGGTCAGCGGCGCCGTGATCTACAGCACGATCACGACGATGCGAAAGCGCTCGAGCGCGACTGCACCGTCGGCCGACTGA
- a CDS encoding helix-turn-helix domain-containing protein has product MANSMAEQLQQDMECEGLLECIHGLKQLDKECFRVLVETEEALTIDEVAEQVDRERSTAYRSIQRLLQSGFIQKEQINYEQGGYYHVYYPTDPTDIANDMQRMLNDWYAKMGQLIQEFEDKYDHAQADTEIPAQ; this is encoded by the coding sequence ATGGCTAACTCGATGGCAGAACAACTGCAGCAGGACATGGAGTGTGAAGGGCTGTTGGAGTGTATCCACGGACTCAAGCAACTCGACAAGGAGTGCTTCCGGGTGCTCGTCGAGACCGAGGAGGCGCTGACGATCGACGAGGTCGCCGAGCAGGTCGACCGCGAACGCTCGACGGCGTACCGCTCGATCCAGCGACTGCTCCAGAGCGGTTTCATCCAGAAGGAACAGATCAACTACGAACAGGGTGGCTACTACCACGTCTACTACCCGACCGATCCCACCGATATCGCGAACGATATGCAGCGAATGCTGAACGACTGGTACGCGAAGATGGGCCAACTCATCCAGGAGTTCGAGGACAAGTACGACCACGCCCAAGCCGACACCGAAATTCCCGCCCAGTAA
- a CDS encoding MBL fold metallo-hydrolase, producing the protein MSNTRFDPADVARRLETDDTADLFVLDVRNEDDYEEWRIDGSVNVPIYDELLDYDYSTLEERLDELPADTEIAVVCVAGVTSARAAEFLRERGFDAKSIEDGMNGWGRVHRQYDLEESAGVEGVVQIVRPGTGCVSYLAHDGDEAIVVDPSQYVDQYLNAADERDLEIVGVADTHAHADHVSGARRLAGELDVPYYLHGDDAGDLERMTELADGETISVGDRELDVLHTPGHTPGSVSFRIGDALLAGDTLFLRSVGRPDLEDGATETVREAAGRLFASLDRLTDLEDETVVLPGHFSDESVRPLATELGDLRTESTNELLSYVEGGDEAAFVETIVESLADEPANYNEIKQINWGREQPDGDVAALELGPNNCAAN; encoded by the coding sequence ATGAGCAATACTAGATTCGACCCGGCGGACGTCGCTCGTCGTCTCGAGACGGACGATACGGCGGACCTCTTCGTCCTCGATGTCCGGAACGAGGACGACTACGAGGAGTGGCGGATCGACGGCAGCGTAAACGTCCCCATCTACGACGAGCTGTTGGACTACGATTATTCGACGCTCGAGGAGCGTCTGGACGAGCTCCCCGCGGATACGGAGATCGCGGTCGTCTGCGTCGCGGGCGTTACGTCCGCACGGGCCGCGGAATTCCTCCGCGAACGGGGGTTCGACGCGAAATCGATCGAGGACGGAATGAACGGCTGGGGACGCGTCCACCGGCAGTACGACCTCGAGGAGTCGGCGGGCGTCGAGGGCGTCGTCCAGATCGTCCGTCCCGGAACGGGCTGCGTTTCGTACCTCGCGCACGACGGCGACGAGGCGATCGTCGTCGATCCGAGCCAGTACGTCGATCAGTACCTGAACGCGGCCGACGAGCGCGACCTCGAGATAGTCGGCGTCGCGGATACCCACGCCCACGCGGACCACGTCTCGGGCGCTCGCCGACTCGCCGGGGAACTCGACGTGCCGTACTACCTTCACGGCGACGACGCCGGTGACCTCGAGCGGATGACGGAACTCGCGGACGGCGAGACGATTTCCGTCGGCGATCGCGAACTCGACGTTCTCCACACGCCGGGACACACGCCGGGCAGCGTCTCGTTCCGGATCGGCGACGCGCTGCTGGCCGGCGACACGCTGTTCCTCCGCAGCGTGGGCCGCCCCGACCTCGAGGACGGCGCGACGGAAACCGTCCGCGAGGCCGCCGGCCGACTGTTCGCCAGTCTCGATCGGCTGACCGACCTCGAGGACGAGACCGTTGTGTTACCTGGCCACTTTAGCGACGAATCGGTTCGTCCCCTCGCGACCGAACTCGGCGACCTCCGGACGGAGTCCACCAACGAACTCCTGAGTTACGTCGAGGGCGGCGACGAGGCGGCGTTCGTCGAGACGATCGTCGAGAGCCTCGCGGACGAACCGGCCAACTACAACGAGATCAAGCAGATCAACTGGGGGAGGGAACAGCCGGACGGCGACGTAGCGGCGCTCGAACTGGGGCCGAACAACTGCGCGGCCAACTGA
- a CDS encoding ZIP family metal transporter: protein MVLVENLAIVFIAGFITALATGIGALPFFFVDDFSDRWNVGLWGIASGIMVTVSVFGLADEGLAYASSGFPTLLVGGLLAGIVLVEVSDRVLDRVDVGTDADHEDRGERDHDHDHDHDTEHEATDSEAVRANGAGHGHGHDGPPIEATAFAEGDLKKLVLILGILTVHSFPEGVAVGVSFAELGLAGGASILGVSIPLLAVFMTIAISIHNVPEGTAIAIPMRAMGLSNWRMVGAAVFSSLPQPIGAVIAFAFVSWAEAFLPFGFGFAAGAMVYLVATEFIPEALATGADLPGGGRRELLAGFGAGVVAMLPVLFV from the coding sequence ATGGTACTCGTGGAAAACCTCGCCATCGTGTTCATCGCGGGGTTTATCACCGCGCTGGCGACGGGAATCGGCGCGTTGCCGTTTTTCTTCGTCGACGACTTCAGCGACCGATGGAACGTCGGACTGTGGGGAATCGCGTCGGGCATCATGGTGACGGTATCCGTCTTCGGTCTGGCCGACGAGGGGCTCGCGTACGCCTCGAGCGGGTTTCCGACGCTGCTGGTCGGGGGATTACTTGCGGGGATCGTCCTGGTCGAAGTCTCCGATCGGGTACTCGATCGCGTCGATGTCGGGACCGACGCGGATCACGAGGACAGAGGCGAACGGGACCACGACCACGACCACGATCACGATACCGAGCACGAGGCGACAGATTCCGAAGCGGTCCGCGCGAACGGCGCCGGTCACGGGCACGGTCACGACGGGCCGCCGATCGAGGCGACGGCGTTCGCCGAGGGCGACCTGAAGAAACTCGTTCTCATTCTGGGCATCCTCACGGTTCACAGTTTCCCCGAGGGCGTAGCCGTCGGCGTCTCGTTCGCCGAACTGGGACTGGCCGGCGGCGCGTCGATACTCGGGGTTTCGATCCCGCTGCTCGCGGTGTTCATGACGATCGCCATCTCGATCCACAACGTTCCGGAGGGGACCGCCATCGCCATCCCGATGCGAGCGATGGGGCTGTCCAACTGGCGGATGGTCGGCGCGGCGGTCTTCTCGAGTCTCCCGCAGCCGATCGGCGCCGTCATCGCGTTCGCGTTCGTCTCGTGGGCCGAGGCGTTCCTGCCGTTCGGCTTCGGCTTCGCGGCCGGCGCGATGGTCTATCTGGTCGCGACGGAGTTCATTCCCGAAGCGCTGGCAACCGGCGCGGATCTGCCGGGCGGCGGCCGCCGCGAACTCCTCGCCGGATTCGGCGCGGGCGTCGTGGCGATGTTACCCGTCCTGTTCGTGTAA
- a CDS encoding dihydrolipoyl dehydrogenase, whose translation MDAGTAEFDFLVIGSGSGLDVASAAASRGQSVAVVEKGPLGGTCLNRGCIPSKQLLYHAEVMETVERADEFGIRADVTGVDFADIVREVNEDVSSSAESIHHGLRTSSQHTLLEGEGRFVDDRTIEIVDGLDAGKRARAETVLVAAGTRPAIPPIDGIETVDYLTSREALQLETPPDELVIVGGGYIAAELAHFFGTFGSDVSIVGRRPQLLPTADEAVAAAFTERYADRFDVHTGYEAVAVEEADGTVTVESRPYPPAWDDSSGRDDVTVTGDTLLVAAGRRPNSDRLNLEATGVETDERGFVETDAYLRTTADGVWALGDIVGEYLLKHNANHEARTVVGNLFGDELEAVDYTAMPFAVFGSPEVAGVGAREQELRDADREYATATYRYEDTARGKAMKTEGFVKVLVEPNGEILGCHILGPEASNLIEEVVVAMKAGTGTVWDVRESVHIHPALSEVVDRAFSGRFTRRGAGGHEHDHDHDHHHQHEHEHHGHGEHDHDHE comes from the coding sequence ATGGACGCAGGCACTGCGGAGTTCGACTTCCTCGTTATCGGCTCGGGGTCCGGTCTCGACGTCGCGAGCGCCGCCGCGAGTCGCGGTCAGTCGGTCGCCGTCGTCGAGAAGGGCCCGCTCGGCGGCACCTGTCTCAATCGCGGCTGCATTCCCTCGAAGCAACTGCTGTACCACGCCGAAGTGATGGAAACCGTCGAGCGCGCCGACGAGTTCGGCATCCGCGCCGACGTGACCGGCGTCGACTTCGCCGACATCGTCCGCGAGGTCAACGAGGACGTCTCGAGCAGCGCCGAGTCGATCCACCACGGGTTGCGGACCTCGAGTCAGCACACGCTGCTCGAGGGCGAAGGCCGGTTCGTCGACGACCGGACGATCGAAATCGTCGACGGACTCGACGCGGGGAAGCGCGCACGGGCCGAGACGGTTCTCGTGGCAGCAGGGACACGACCGGCGATTCCGCCGATCGACGGAATCGAGACCGTGGACTACCTCACCAGCAGGGAGGCGCTCCAGTTAGAAACGCCGCCGGACGAACTCGTGATCGTCGGCGGCGGCTACATCGCGGCCGAACTCGCGCACTTCTTCGGGACGTTCGGCAGCGACGTGTCGATCGTCGGCCGTCGCCCACAACTCCTCCCGACGGCCGACGAGGCCGTCGCGGCCGCGTTCACCGAGCGCTACGCCGATCGGTTCGACGTCCACACGGGCTACGAGGCCGTCGCGGTCGAGGAAGCCGACGGAACGGTGACCGTCGAGTCGCGCCCGTACCCGCCGGCGTGGGACGATTCGTCCGGCCGCGACGACGTAACCGTGACCGGCGACACCCTGCTCGTCGCGGCGGGCCGCCGACCGAATTCCGACCGACTGAACCTCGAGGCGACCGGCGTCGAGACCGACGAGCGAGGCTTCGTCGAGACCGACGCGTACCTCCGGACCACGGCCGACGGCGTCTGGGCGCTCGGGGATATCGTCGGCGAGTACCTGCTGAAACACAACGCGAACCACGAGGCTCGCACCGTCGTTGGGAACCTATTCGGCGACGAACTCGAGGCGGTCGACTACACCGCGATGCCGTTTGCCGTCTTCGGCTCGCCGGAGGTCGCGGGCGTCGGCGCGCGCGAACAGGAGCTCCGCGACGCCGACCGCGAGTACGCCACCGCGACCTACCGGTACGAGGACACGGCCCGCGGCAAGGCGATGAAGACGGAAGGGTTCGTGAAGGTCCTGGTCGAGCCGAACGGCGAAATTCTGGGCTGTCACATCCTCGGCCCCGAGGCGTCGAACCTGATCGAGGAGGTCGTCGTCGCGATGAAAGCGGGAACGGGAACCGTCTGGGACGTACGTGAGTCGGTTCACATTCATCCCGCGCTGTCGGAAGTGGTCGATCGGGCGTTCTCCGGGCGGTTCACCCGACGCGGCGCGGGCGGACACGAGCACGACCACGACCACGACCATCACCATCAACACGAGCACGAACACCACGGCCACGGCGAGCACGACCACGATCACGAATGA
- a CDS encoding thioredoxin family protein, whose product MTESTASEPTDGQPPRKPVQLTDVADYEDLLEEQDLVLLEFVTSGCGICASMEPVLGTVARSAPGAVATVNAGLVPDLAAEFDVRSVPTLVVLRDGEEVARFDDGFQPAESLVDALEAHAAE is encoded by the coding sequence ATGACCGAATCGACCGCTTCGGAGCCGACCGACGGCCAGCCACCGCGAAAGCCCGTTCAGTTGACCGACGTCGCCGACTACGAGGACTTGCTGGAGGAACAGGACCTCGTCCTCCTCGAGTTCGTCACGTCCGGCTGTGGCATCTGCGCGTCGATGGAGCCGGTGCTCGGAACCGTCGCCCGCAGCGCGCCGGGCGCCGTCGCGACGGTGAACGCCGGTCTCGTCCCCGACCTCGCCGCCGAGTTCGACGTCCGGAGCGTCCCGACGCTCGTCGTCCTGCGAGACGGCGAGGAAGTCGCTCGCTTCGACGACGGGTTCCAGCCAGCCGAATCGCTCGTGGACGCGCTCGAGGCGCACGCGGCCGAGTAA